In one window of Aceticella autotrophica DNA:
- a CDS encoding SdpI family protein → MNENYNVKYEIKKDWWLIGIIILIWIFTFAVFHRLPDKIPMHWNISGQVDSFGCKRDIFVLPSIITIIYFAMLCTPKIDPKKVNYMKFIGAYRLIRAVLVIIFSALYFSATFFALGYNIDMNRIGSLIIPVILIAFGSVMGRLRYNYFVGIRTPWTLSDEEVWDKTHQMGGKLWLITGIIALFASFFNATWAAVLMFVLLIIAIIVPVLYSYIIFKNKGK, encoded by the coding sequence ATCAAAAAAGATTGGTGGTTAATCGGGATTATCATATTGATATGGATTTTCACATTTGCTGTTTTCCACCGTTTACCAGACAAAATCCCAATGCATTGGAATATTTCTGGGCAAGTCGATAGTTTTGGCTGCAAACGTGATATATTTGTTCTTCCTTCTATCATTACTATAATATATTTTGCAATGTTATGTACACCTAAAATAGACCCTAAGAAAGTCAATTATATGAAGTTTATTGGAGCATATAGGTTGATAAGAGCAGTTTTGGTAATTATTTTTTCAGCATTATATTTTTCTGCTACATTTTTTGCATTAGGATATAATATTGATATGAATAGAATCGGCAGTCTTATTATTCCTGTTATATTGATTGCATTTGGAAGTGTAATGGGCAGACTTCGATACAATTATTTTGTAGGCATAAGAACCCCATGGACGTTATCAGATGAAGAGGTATGGGATAAGACGCATCAGATGGGCGGAAAACTATGGCTTATTACGGGTATTATCGCTTTATTTGCTTCTTTTTTCAACGCTACATGGGCGGCTGTTTTGATGTTTGTGCTGTTAATTATTGCTATTATAGTACCGGTTCTTTATTCTTATATAATTTTCAAGAATAAAGGTAAATAG
- a CDS encoding MFS transporter has product MAYLIHAKHSFTNTLIALFVSSFITFADIYSIQPLLPVFIKYFNISVALSGLAISITIIAIAVSLLIYGPLSDSIGRKNIMSFVLFISVLPMVLAGMSNSYHFLLIMRFFQGLLLGGIQSIAMAYIGEEIEKNSLPLAMGLFVSGNSIGGMAGRIISGYIEELLSWHYVFFIFAFLNLIGAVIFILLLPESKNFHPTRFNIKTALSDMAKHLKKPALILGFVLGFCLMFNFVGVFNFVGFKLSSPPYNLGSAQIGWIYLTYLAGTFSSAYSGSLYKKMGIPKTLIFDCIIGIIGISLTYINNLFFFVLGLLFFCFGFFGAHSSACSWVSLHAKEAKGSASSLYLIFFYIGGGLGGVALGLLYSKFYWHGVIVGVIIMFLLISFLSKIMRDFVNKNIIRHF; this is encoded by the coding sequence GTGGCTTACTTGATTCACGCAAAGCATAGTTTTACTAATACGCTTATAGCCCTATTTGTAAGTTCTTTTATTACATTTGCCGATATTTACAGTATTCAGCCTTTATTACCGGTGTTTATAAAATATTTTAATATTTCTGTTGCCTTGTCAGGTTTGGCAATTTCGATTACCATTATTGCGATTGCTGTTTCTCTTTTAATATATGGACCTTTATCCGATTCCATCGGCAGAAAAAACATAATGAGTTTTGTGCTTTTTATTTCAGTATTGCCTATGGTTTTGGCAGGTATGTCAAATAGTTATCATTTCCTGTTGATAATGCGGTTTTTTCAAGGTCTGCTCCTTGGTGGTATACAATCAATTGCAATGGCATACATAGGTGAGGAAATCGAGAAAAACAGCCTGCCCCTTGCTATGGGTTTGTTTGTAAGCGGAAATTCCATAGGAGGTATGGCTGGACGGATTATAAGCGGATACATTGAAGAATTGCTTTCATGGCACTATGTTTTTTTTATATTTGCTTTTCTCAACCTCATAGGTGCTGTGATTTTTATATTGTTGCTGCCCGAATCAAAAAATTTTCATCCTACAAGATTTAACATCAAAACGGCATTATCAGATATGGCAAAACATCTGAAAAAACCTGCTCTTATATTAGGTTTTGTCTTAGGATTTTGTCTTATGTTTAATTTTGTCGGGGTTTTTAATTTCGTAGGCTTCAAGCTTAGCAGCCCTCCCTATAATTTGGGTTCTGCCCAAATTGGGTGGATATATTTGACATACCTTGCAGGTACTTTTAGTTCTGCATATTCGGGAAGTTTATACAAAAAGATGGGTATTCCTAAAACCCTTATATTTGACTGTATTATCGGTATCATAGGAATATCGCTTACATATATAAACAATCTGTTTTTCTTTGTTTTAGGTCTCCTGTTTTTCTGCTTTGGGTTTTTCGGTGCTCATTCTTCAGCCTGTTCATGGGTAAGTCTTCATGCAAAAGAGGCAAAAGGCAGCGCTTCTTCCCTCTATTTAATCTTTTTCTATATAGGGGGAGGACTTGGCGGTGTGGCTTTGGGACTTTTGTATTCCAAATTTTACTGGCATGGTGTTATAGTCGGTGTTATAATAATGTTTTTACTTATTTCGTTTTTGTCAAAAATAATGAGGGATTTTGTAAATAAAAATATCATTCGGCATTTTTAA
- the lspA gene encoding signal peptidase II: MEAIIIVLAVILDQLSKYFVVKYLKPIGTFPVIKKFFYLTYIQNRGAAFGIMQNKTLFFIIITTIVGIALIYSIVKIPGSTAYKFTLSMILGGAIGNLIDRIRLGYVVDFVDFRVFPAVFNLADSFIVVGSFILAYFIIFKGIK, translated from the coding sequence TTGGAGGCAATTATAATTGTATTAGCGGTAATTTTAGATCAACTGTCAAAATATTTTGTGGTAAAATATTTAAAGCCAATCGGCACCTTTCCTGTAATAAAAAAATTCTTCTATCTAACATATATACAAAATCGTGGGGCTGCTTTTGGCATAATGCAGAACAAGACCCTCTTTTTTATAATAATAACAACAATAGTCGGAATAGCATTGATATATTCGATTGTAAAGATACCGGGAAGCACTGCTTATAAATTTACCCTTTCAATGATTCTCGGCGGTGCCATAGGGAATCTGATTGACAGAATAAGACTCGGATATGTTGTGGATTTTGTGGATTTTAGGGTTTTCCCCGCGGTTTTCAATCTTGCGGATTCCTTTATTGTTGTCGGTTCGTTTATCTTAGCATATTTTATTATTTTCAAAGGCATCAAATAG
- a CDS encoding DUF6391 domain-containing protein, whose amino-acid sequence MSDKVPVPLSACLKQNKKIEKGDIMPIILLLIILFILFPYLIMPFFIFFVIGMIFLLPYLLIFNSFYNIITIPWQIIKIATDKRVRKNHSLEHATINVLEERFGRNLRIGGLSYSNGFTLSGPDLPNPQVIVDAAHEGLNRMKQGEKNLAIHKRCGTSIAAANFLFSLAFILILLFYQHFNILNIIAVFLLAAVIAKPFGLILQKFFTTHPDVKEMEILDISTKPSQHESPFEIMINPSRTYFIRTSYANSGYRIF is encoded by the coding sequence ATGTCAGACAAGGTACCTGTCCCCTTGTCTGCTTGTCTGAAACAAAATAAAAAGATTGAAAAGGGTGATATTATGCCAATTATATTATTATTAATAATACTCTTTATTTTATTTCCTTATTTAATAATGCCATTTTTTATATTTTTTGTTATTGGAATGATATTTTTATTGCCGTATCTTTTAATTTTCAATTCCTTTTATAATATAATAACAATTCCTTGGCAAATAATAAAAATTGCAACAGATAAAAGAGTAAGGAAAAATCACAGTCTTGAACATGCCACAATAAATGTATTAGAGGAAAGATTCGGAAGAAATTTGAGGATCGGTGGATTATCTTATTCGAATGGTTTTACCTTGTCAGGTCCGGACCTTCCAAATCCTCAAGTGATTGTAGATGCTGCACACGAAGGGTTAAATAGGATGAAACAAGGGGAGAAAAATTTAGCGATTCATAAAAGATGCGGGACGTCTATAGCAGCTGCAAATTTTTTATTTTCCTTGGCATTTATTTTAATTCTGTTATTTTACCAACATTTTAATATATTGAATATCATTGCGGTATTTTTATTGGCAGCTGTCATTGCAAAACCCTTTGGTTTGATTCTTCAAAAATTTTTCACTACACATCCTGATGTTAAGGAAATGGAGATATTGGATATATCCACCAAACCCAGTCAGCATGAATCACCCTTTGAGATAATGATTAACCCAAGCAGGACTTACTTTATAAGAACAAGTTATGCTAATTCAGGATACAGGATTTTTTAA
- a CDS encoding glycosyltransferase, whose protein sequence is MGYFLGIASVKRMQGLYQGTLVAQGAYSIYKTEAVKLVGGWPDAIGEDIVLTWKFLKQNMKVYFEPLAVAFTEVAS, encoded by the coding sequence ATGGGTTATTTTTTAGGGATTGCAAGCGTCAAACGTATGCAGGGATTGTATCAGGGAACCTTAGTAGCTCAAGGAGCTTATTCGATATATAAAACTGAAGCAGTAAAGCTTGTTGGAGGATGGCCTGATGCCATTGGCGAGGATATTGTTTTAACATGGAAATTTTTAAAACAAAATATGAAGGTTTATTTTGAACCGTTAGCAGTGGCATTTACTGAGGTTGCCAGTTAG
- the tkt gene encoding transketolase, with protein MNKIDELTINTMRILSIEEIQKAKSGHPGMPMGAAPMAYTLWAKYLKHNPENPDWVNRDRFILSAGHGSALLYSLLYLFGYGLTINDLKNFRQWGSKTPGHPEYGVTPGVEVTTGPLGQGISNAVGMAIAETYMAAKFNRPGYNIIDHNTYTIVGDGCLMEGISSEAASLAGSLKLGKLIALYDSNNISIEGGTDIAFTEDVGKRFEAYGWQVLTVQDGNNIDEIGKAIEKAKFESDRPSLIIVKTVIGYGCLKKQGTPSAHGEPLGEENIKDTKKFLGWDYKEEFYVPQEVKKYMTDLKEKLRFEYNKWVKLFNKYREEYPDLAKEWDIWHSEEMPTDLMNDDKFWSFDLKTATRSSSGEILNYLSNIVKNLIGGSADLAPSTKTYMKGKGDYSAKNRGGANLHFGVREHAMGAIANGIAAYGGLKPYVSTFLVFSDYMKGSVRLSALMKLPVIYIFTHDSIGVGEDGPTHEPIEHLIMLRSIPNMTVIRPADAKEVSAAWYSALSKKDGPTAIVLTRQNVPLYDETSKNALKGGYILLREENDKPDIILMASGSEVKLIYEAHKALKEKGIDARVVSMPSMELFDEQPEEYRKSILPDNVRRRLAVEAASSYSWHKYVGLDGAVIAIDHFGASAPGDILFKEFGFTIENVVEKALSLLDDKDAK; from the coding sequence ATGAACAAAATTGATGAATTAACGATTAATACGATGCGAATCTTATCCATAGAAGAGATTCAGAAAGCAAAGTCGGGACATCCGGGGATGCCGATGGGAGCTGCCCCTATGGCATATACCCTGTGGGCAAAATACTTGAAACATAATCCTGAAAATCCTGATTGGGTGAATAGAGACAGATTCATATTGTCTGCCGGGCATGGTTCTGCCTTGTTATATTCCCTTTTATATTTGTTTGGCTATGGACTGACAATAAATGACCTTAAAAATTTCCGCCAATGGGGGAGCAAAACACCCGGTCATCCGGAATACGGTGTGACTCCCGGTGTCGAAGTAACAACAGGACCGCTTGGACAGGGCATATCCAATGCTGTCGGCATGGCGATTGCCGAAACATATATGGCTGCAAAATTCAACCGCCCCGGATATAATATAATAGACCACAATACATATACGATTGTCGGTGATGGCTGTTTAATGGAGGGAATATCATCAGAAGCAGCTTCACTGGCAGGTTCATTAAAACTTGGGAAATTAATTGCTTTATACGATTCAAACAATATTTCCATTGAAGGTGGAACAGATATAGCATTTACAGAAGATGTAGGAAAACGCTTTGAGGCATATGGCTGGCAGGTTTTAACGGTACAGGATGGGAATAATATCGATGAAATCGGCAAGGCAATAGAAAAAGCCAAGTTCGAGTCAGATAGACCTTCGTTGATAATAGTAAAGACCGTAATAGGCTACGGCTGTCTTAAAAAACAGGGGACTCCTTCTGCTCATGGGGAACCCCTTGGTGAAGAAAATATAAAAGATACAAAAAAATTCCTTGGGTGGGATTACAAAGAAGAATTTTATGTTCCCCAAGAGGTAAAAAAATACATGACAGATTTAAAGGAAAAACTTAGATTTGAATATAATAAATGGGTTAAACTTTTCAATAAGTACAGAGAAGAATACCCTGATCTTGCGAAAGAATGGGATATCTGGCATAGCGAAGAAATGCCGACTGACCTTATGAATGACGATAAATTCTGGAGTTTTGATTTAAAAACAGCAACGCGGTCATCATCAGGCGAAATCTTAAATTATCTTTCAAATATTGTAAAAAATTTGATAGGCGGGTCGGCAGACCTCGCACCATCAACAAAGACATATATGAAAGGCAAGGGCGATTATTCGGCAAAGAACAGAGGAGGCGCCAATCTGCATTTTGGAGTAAGGGAGCACGCTATGGGGGCAATAGCAAACGGAATTGCGGCATATGGCGGTTTAAAACCTTATGTTTCCACATTCTTGGTTTTCAGTGATTATATGAAGGGTTCTGTCAGGCTTTCAGCATTAATGAAGCTGCCTGTCATATATATATTTACACATGACAGCATAGGAGTAGGCGAAGACGGACCTACACATGAACCGATAGAACACCTTATAATGTTGAGAAGTATACCCAATATGACGGTGATAAGACCTGCCGATGCAAAGGAGGTATCGGCTGCTTGGTATTCGGCATTAAGCAAAAAAGACGGTCCTACTGCCATAGTATTAACACGTCAGAACGTACCCTTATACGATGAAACATCGAAGAATGCTTTAAAAGGCGGATATATTTTACTTCGCGAGGAAAATGACAAGCCGGATATCATATTGATGGCAAGCGGCTCGGAGGTTAAGCTGATTTATGAGGCGCATAAGGCATTGAAAGAAAAGGGTATCGATGCAAGGGTTGTAAGCATGCCGTCAATGGAATTATTTGATGAACAGCCCGAAGAATATAGAAAATCAATCCTGCCTGACAATGTAAGGCGCAGATTGGCTGTTGAAGCCGCATCCTCATACAGCTGGCATAAATATGTCGGTCTTGACGGCGCAGTAATAGCAATAGACCATTTTGGAGCATCAGCGCCCGGAGATATTCTTTTTAAAGAATTTGGCTTTACAATTGAAAATGTTGTGGAGAAGGCTTTAAGCCTCTTGGATGATAAGGACGCAAAATAA
- a CDS encoding DUF3267 domain-containing protein, whose protein sequence is MAILKNGGVDMSFKLSWKVHVLCFLISFVFCFLTQKYLSILFINILFENKMLSITGNIILNLYIFILIIFIPLTFFHEVMHGAAYKIFGGKVKYGFKGLYAYAQETSGIALSRTEFLIVLLAPVTCISVISMLIPGNIGGMVFFLNLLSSMGDLLMSFYLCKTHENSRIIDKSYGFDVIEN, encoded by the coding sequence ATGGCAATACTTAAAAATGGAGGTGTTGACATGTCTTTTAAGCTTTCATGGAAGGTACATGTGTTATGTTTTTTAATATCTTTTGTATTCTGCTTTTTGACACAGAAATATTTAAGCATTTTATTTATAAACATATTATTTGAAAACAAAATGCTGAGTATAACGGGTAATATTATCTTGAACCTATATATTTTTATCCTTATTATTTTCATACCCTTGACATTTTTTCATGAAGTAATGCATGGCGCTGCATATAAGATATTTGGCGGCAAGGTAAAATACGGTTTTAAGGGCTTATATGCTTATGCACAGGAAACCTCTGGCATAGCACTAAGCAGAACCGAATTTCTCATTGTGCTTTTGGCGCCTGTCACCTGTATTTCCGTAATTTCAATGCTTATTCCGGGAAATATCGGGGGTATGGTTTTCTTTTTGAATCTTTTAAGCAGCATGGGGGATTTATTGATGTCTTTTTATTTATGTAAAACCCATGAAAACAGCCGTATTATCGATAAAAGTTATGGGTTTGACGTAATAGAAAATTGA
- the mgtA gene encoding magnesium-translocating P-type ATPase, translating to MPAEDVFKNLQTSKDGLSSNEAKKRIATYGYNSIKPKKSNNALELFISQFKSPIILILFFAVGLSFFLHDTVDAIIILTIILVSGLLSFWQEYDANNAVQKLLEIVQIKSTVLRDGKPVEITVEEIVPGDIVLLKAGAVIPGDGLILESNSLSVDEAMLTGETFPADKEVGVLPLETPLSRRKNCLWMGTHVVSGTAKAMVISTGKTTEFGKISERLKIRPLETEFERGVKQFGYFLMEITLILTIAIFAINVFLKRPVLDSFLFSLAIAVGLTPQLLPAIISINLAHGAKMMARVKVIVKRLASIENFGSMDVLCSDKTGTLTEGTVKLQSTFDVNGNQSDKVLFYAFLNAYFESGFINPIDEAIRTFKEFDTRDYTKLDERPYDFVRKRLSIILSKSDKSIKETQPHIMVTKGALDNVIEVCKNAEIEDGKVVDIKTVQDSIQKQYRDYSDKGYRTLGVAYKNIGTETTVEDEIESDMTFLGFITFFDPLKKNITKTIEDLKALGISLKIITGDNKLIASNIVQQLGIRGMKILTGSEIHDISDGALIEKVKEVAVFAEVEPNEKERIIIALKKAGCVVGYMGDGINDASALHAADVSISVDSAVDVAKRAADIVLLEKDLNVLIEGVKAGRITFANTLKYVFMATSANFGNMFSMAGASLFLPFLPLLPKQILLTNLLTDFPEMTIATDSVDKDMIMMPRRWDIGFIRRFMIVFGLISSIFDYLTFAVLMFIVHASDVQFRTGWFIESVVSASLIVLVIRSKKPFFKSIPGKYLVIATSCVGIATLIIPYSPMAGILGFQAIPFWVLFLIAAVIMLYVLTAEIVKKLFYKNKN from the coding sequence ATGCCGGCAGAAGATGTTTTTAAAAACCTTCAAACGAGTAAAGATGGCTTATCAAGCAATGAAGCCAAAAAAAGAATCGCTACATATGGTTATAATTCAATAAAACCAAAAAAAAGCAACAATGCTTTGGAACTTTTTATATCCCAATTCAAAAGCCCCATAATTTTAATCTTATTTTTTGCTGTGGGACTTTCATTTTTTCTTCATGATACGGTTGATGCAATAATCATTTTAACAATAATTCTTGTAAGCGGTCTTTTGAGTTTCTGGCAGGAATATGACGCAAATAATGCGGTTCAAAAATTACTTGAGATAGTACAGATTAAATCAACAGTGCTTCGTGATGGAAAACCTGTAGAAATCACTGTGGAGGAAATAGTCCCCGGTGACATTGTACTGTTAAAAGCGGGTGCGGTTATACCCGGAGATGGTTTGATACTGGAATCAAATTCACTAAGTGTCGACGAAGCTATGTTGACAGGCGAAACCTTTCCGGCAGATAAAGAGGTCGGTGTTTTGCCTCTTGAAACTCCCCTCAGCCGGAGGAAGAATTGTTTATGGATGGGAACACATGTTGTCAGCGGAACCGCAAAAGCCATGGTTATAAGCACAGGGAAAACAACAGAATTCGGTAAGATTTCGGAAAGGCTGAAAATCAGACCCTTAGAAACTGAATTTGAACGCGGAGTTAAGCAGTTTGGCTATTTTTTAATGGAGATTACATTGATATTAACAATAGCTATTTTTGCCATTAACGTATTTTTAAAGCGTCCTGTTCTTGACTCCTTCCTCTTTTCTCTTGCAATTGCTGTTGGCTTAACCCCTCAGCTGCTTCCTGCCATCATCAGCATAAATCTTGCACATGGAGCTAAAATGATGGCACGGGTAAAAGTCATTGTAAAACGGCTTGCTTCTATTGAAAACTTTGGAAGTATGGATGTGTTATGTTCGGATAAAACAGGTACTCTGACTGAAGGAACCGTTAAACTTCAATCAACCTTTGATGTTAACGGAAATCAAAGCGATAAGGTTCTTTTTTATGCTTTTCTTAATGCATACTTTGAATCAGGTTTTATAAATCCCATTGACGAAGCAATAAGAACATTTAAAGAATTTGATACAAGGGACTATACAAAACTGGATGAACGTCCTTATGATTTTGTTAGGAAAAGATTAAGCATAATATTAAGTAAATCTGATAAAAGTATTAAGGAGACTCAGCCTCATATAATGGTTACAAAGGGTGCCTTGGATAATGTTATAGAGGTATGCAAAAATGCTGAAATTGAAGACGGGAAAGTCGTTGATATAAAAACAGTTCAAGATTCTATTCAAAAACAATACAGGGATTACAGCGATAAGGGATACAGGACCCTCGGTGTTGCATATAAAAATATTGGAACTGAAACAACGGTAGAAGATGAAATAGAATCAGATATGACCTTTTTAGGTTTTATCACCTTTTTTGATCCTCTTAAGAAAAATATAACTAAGACGATAGAGGACCTTAAAGCACTGGGGATTTCATTAAAAATAATCACGGGAGATAATAAACTGATTGCTTCTAACATTGTGCAGCAACTGGGGATAAGAGGTATGAAAATTTTAACCGGTTCTGAAATACATGATATCAGCGATGGAGCACTTATCGAAAAAGTTAAGGAAGTCGCTGTCTTTGCAGAAGTTGAGCCAAATGAAAAAGAACGCATAATAATTGCTTTAAAAAAAGCAGGTTGCGTTGTAGGATATATGGGTGACGGTATAAATGACGCATCGGCTCTCCATGCTGCGGACGTGAGCATTTCTGTGGATAGTGCTGTCGATGTGGCAAAAAGAGCAGCAGATATTGTCTTGCTGGAGAAAGACTTAAATGTCTTGATAGAAGGTGTTAAAGCTGGAAGAATAACATTTGCCAACACATTGAAATATGTGTTTATGGCTACCAGTGCGAATTTCGGCAACATGTTCAGTATGGCCGGAGCATCATTGTTTTTGCCGTTTCTTCCGTTGCTGCCTAAACAAATTTTGCTGACTAATCTATTGACAGATTTTCCGGAGATGACAATTGCGACAGATTCTGTAGATAAAGATATGATTATGATGCCAAGACGTTGGGATATAGGTTTTATTCGCCGCTTCATGATTGTATTTGGTTTAATCAGCTCTATTTTTGATTATTTAACATTTGCTGTGCTTATGTTCATCGTTCATGCCTCAGATGTGCAGTTTAGAACGGGCTGGTTTATTGAGTCGGTTGTATCGGCTTCATTAATTGTTTTGGTTATAAGGAGCAAAAAGCCGTTTTTTAAAAGCATTCCTGGGAAATATTTAGTAATTGCAACCTCCTGTGTCGGTATTGCGACGCTAATTATACCTTATTCTCCCATGGCAGGAATCTTAGGATTTCAGGCAATTCCTTTTTGGGTGCTGTTCCTTATCGCGGCTGTGATAATGTTGTATGTCTTAACGGCTGAAATCGTTAAGAAGCTGTTCTATAAAAACAAAAACTAA
- a CDS encoding type II secretion system protein GspG encodes MKKLKSGKGRSDFMPKLLKKVHISHSQQGFTLVELIVVVAIVAILTAVLFPKLLVYTENARASKTMGDLSSMKSIVEAFAADHDYGYYPTADTGKATSVGTVLQDKGIQWYDGTKGEVKDPWGNPYYYGTAPDSRGVANQLYLIISFGPDGKEGTDDDIWISSGGSPTQSKNPNVVPTSKVASAP; translated from the coding sequence ATGAAAAAATTGAAATCAGGGAAAGGCAGAAGTGATTTTATGCCAAAATTATTGAAAAAGGTACATATATCTCACAGCCAACAAGGTTTTACGCTTGTGGAACTTATAGTTGTAGTTGCAATAGTTGCCATACTGACAGCAGTATTATTTCCCAAGCTCCTTGTTTATACTGAAAATGCCAGGGCAAGCAAAACCATGGGGGACCTTTCATCAATGAAAAGCATAGTCGAGGCGTTTGCAGCAGACCATGATTATGGCTATTATCCCACAGCCGATACAGGTAAAGCCACCAGTGTCGGTACCGTTCTTCAGGACAAAGGGATACAGTGGTATGATGGTACAAAAGGGGAGGTAAAAGACCCATGGGGAAATCCATATTATTACGGTACGGCTCCCGACAGCAGAGGTGTGGCAAATCAGCTTTATTTGATCATATCCTTCGGACCTGACGGAAAAGAGGGCACAGATGATGACATATGGATTTCCAGCGGCGGTTCGCCGACACAAAGCAAAAACCCAAATGTGGTACCGACATCAAAGGTTGCTTCCGCCCCCTGA
- a CDS encoding RluA family pseudouridine synthase, translating to MKEVARQNVPLADIGKRIDVFLASEMDYTRSYIKKLILEGLVLVNDDTVKPNYKLKENDKITVNIPEAEKIDIEPENIPLDILYEDEDIIVINKPQGMVVHPAPGNYSGTLVNALLYHCKNLSGINGVLRPGIVHRLDKDTSGVMVVAKNDKAHLSLASQIKDRKILKKYVAVVEGVIKEDEGYVEAPIGRHHADRKKMAVVEDGRYALTLYKVLERFKNNTYVEAVIKTGRTHQIRVHMAYIGHPIVGDTVYGYKKQKFNLKGQVLHARLLGIIHPAKNEYMEFEAPLPEYFVKLIEKIRLTEM from the coding sequence TTGAAGGAAGTAGCCAGACAAAACGTCCCCTTGGCTGACATCGGCAAAAGGATCGATGTATTTTTAGCATCAGAGATGGATTATACCCGTTCTTATATAAAAAAGCTTATACTTGAAGGACTTGTTTTGGTAAATGATGATACTGTAAAACCAAATTACAAGCTGAAGGAAAACGATAAAATAACAGTAAATATTCCTGAGGCGGAAAAAATTGATATTGAACCTGAAAATATTCCGCTGGATATCTTATATGAAGATGAAGATATTATCGTAATAAACAAGCCGCAGGGAATGGTGGTGCATCCTGCGCCGGGAAATTACAGCGGAACACTTGTAAATGCGCTTTTATACCACTGCAAGAATTTATCCGGAATAAATGGTGTTTTAAGACCGGGGATTGTCCACAGGCTTGATAAGGATACATCGGGTGTTATGGTTGTTGCTAAAAATGATAAGGCGCATTTGAGTCTTGCAAGTCAGATAAAGGACAGGAAGATATTGAAAAAATATGTTGCCGTAGTTGAAGGGGTCATCAAGGAAGATGAAGGGTATGTAGAGGCGCCGATAGGAAGGCATCATGCTGACAGGAAGAAGATGGCGGTTGTTGAAGACGGGCGGTATGCCCTGACCCTTTACAAGGTTTTAGAGAGATTTAAAAACAATACATATGTAGAAGCCGTCATAAAAACAGGAAGAACACATCAAATACGGGTACATATGGCGTATATCGGGCATCCGATCGTTGGTGATACCGTATACGGCTATAAAAAACAAAAATTCAATCTTAAGGGACAGGTGCTTCATGCAAGGCTTTTGGGGATTATACATCCTGCAAAAAACGAATACATGGAATTTGAAGCGCCCCTGCCCGAATATTTTGTCAAACTCATCGAAAAAATTCGCTTGACAGAGATGTGA
- a CDS encoding glycosyltransferase family 2 protein — MYAQLPQISPQLPAGKDKYVSVDKKFWICHFFAFIWMLFSIIVSIPWVKDLGNLVSIPVAILIIAGIGYIPGYLICFIVFSIILDRQPSFKTLNPIDSLTIIIPCRNEEHNIEKTLQYIKNQDYEGEIFIIVVDNGSTDNTANTAIEAGKSLNLKLKVLSEDKPGKSYALNNALNYAETDYIITLDADTLLHKSSVRYIMSRMKSSPKNVCAVAGAVLVRNSRQTLMARLQEWVIF; from the coding sequence GTGTATGCGCAACTTCCTCAAATATCCCCTCAATTGCCGGCAGGTAAAGATAAATACGTAAGCGTTGATAAAAAATTTTGGATTTGTCATTTTTTCGCATTTATATGGATGCTTTTTTCTATTATTGTTTCGATACCTTGGGTAAAAGACCTTGGCAATTTAGTCAGCATACCGGTTGCAATTTTAATAATTGCAGGTATTGGATACATACCCGGATATCTTATTTGTTTTATAGTTTTCAGTATCATTTTAGACCGTCAACCGTCTTTTAAAACGCTAAATCCGATAGACTCCCTTACAATAATTATTCCTTGCAGAAATGAAGAACATAATATAGAAAAAACCTTGCAATATATTAAAAATCAAGATTATGAAGGTGAGATTTTCATTATAGTAGTAGATAACGGTTCTACCGATAATACGGCAAATACGGCTATTGAAGCAGGGAAATCCTTAAATTTAAAGCTTAAAGTTTTGTCCGAAGATAAGCCGGGGAAGTCTTATGCTTTGAATAATGCTTTAAATTATGCGGAAACCGACTATATAATTACCTTAGATGCTGATACATTGCTTCATAAGTCTTCTGTACGTTACATCATGTCCCGCATGAAATCATCACCGAAAAACGTATGTGCGGTAGCCGGTGCTGTGCTTGTGCGAAACAGCAGACAGACATTAATGGCAAGACTTCAAGAATGGGTTATTTTTTAG